CGACGGTCTTCAAGTTTGTCGGGCCCAATGATCGTATCGTGGTCGAAGCGTTCGATGATCCGAAGGTTGACGGTGTGACCTGCTACTTGTCCCGCGCCAAGACGGGCGGTATGAAAGGCGGCTTGGGTTTGGCTGAAGATCGCGCCGAAGCTTCGATTGCGTGCCGTCAGACCGGGCCGATCAGCTTCAAGGGTGATCTGAAGGATGGTGAAGAGGTGTTCAAAGAGCGCACTTCGCTGGTGTTCAAGACCATGCAGGTTGTGCGTTTCCTCGACAAGAAGCGCAATACGCTGGTGTATCTGGTGTACAGCGACCGCCTGATCGAAGGCAGTCCGCAGAACGCAGTCACCGCGATTCCGATTTTGCCGTGGGCGCACGAGTAACGGGTCTCAATAAAAAAAGCTGCGTTTATCGCAGCTTTTTTTTTTGCCAAATTTTTACTGCTTTGACGTTTTTGTAGACGCAGACGAGCGCAGCGAGGCTGCGTTCGACGGCGAAGCCGTCGCAAAGCCGGAGGGTGCGGTCATTGAGGTAAGGTGAAGGTTGTGAGATTACGACCGCTTCGCGCTCGAGCGCAGCCTCGCTACGCTCGTCAGCGGCTACAGGATCTGCGTTCGGGGGGGGGTGAATATCAAATCGCAGGCAATAAAAAACCGACCCTGAGGTCGGTTTTTTAAAAAGCTTATCGCTTAAGCAGCAGTCGCAAGGTTCAACGCCTTGACGTGGCCATTCAGGCGGCTCTTATGGCGAGCAGCTTTGTTCTTGTGGATGATACCTTTATCGGCCATACGGTCGATAACAGGAACAGCCAGAACATAGGCAGCTTGCGCTTTAGCAGCGTCTTTTGCGTCGATGGCCTTAACTACATTCTTGATGTAGGTACGAACCATGGAACGCAGGCTGGCGTTGTGGCTGCGACGCTTCTCAGCCTGTTTTGCACGTTTTTTGGCGGAAGGTGTGTTGGCCACCGTCGAGCTCCTCGAAAGACTTTTGGGAAATAACAAACAAAATAGGCCGCGAATCATGCCGATGACGAGAACTCTTGTCAAGGGCGTTTGATGCGATCCGCTGAGTGGTGGATCGAGGCAGACGGGATATTTATTTCCGGCGCTTGACCTGTAAACTCGCGAGCTTGGCTCTGTGCTGTTGCGGCGCGCAGTATCGCATAAGTGGGCGCTTTGTTCGCCTGCTCTTTCTCTATAGGCAAAAACTCTTTCAATGAACCTGCTCAAGTCGTTGGCTGCCGTCAGCTCAATCACCATGATTTCCAGGGTTCTGGGCTTCATTCGCGACACCATTATTGCGCGCGCCTTTGGTGCCGGTATGGCCACGGATGCGTTCTTTATTGCCTTCAAACTGCCTAATCTGCTGCGCAGGATTTTCGCCGAGGGTGCTTTTTCCCAGGCTTTTGTGCCGATTCTGGCGGAATACAAAAGCCAGCAGGGTGAGGAGGCGGCCCGTACTTTTGTCGCTTATGTCGCCGGGCTTTTAACGCTGGTACTGGCCATTGTTACCGTACTGGGCATGGTGGCTGCTCCCTGGGTCATCTGGGCAACCGCGCCGGGGTTTGCCACGACGCCAGAGAAGTTCGAGCTGACCAGTGACATGTTGCGGGTCACGTTCCCTTATATATTGCTGATCTCGCTGTCATCGCTGGCGGGGGCGATCCTCAATACCTGGAACCGTTTTGCAGTGCCGGCCTTTGTGCCGACCCTGCTCAATGTCAGCATGATTATTTTTGCGTTGTTCCTGACGCCGTATTTCGATCCTCCGATCATGGCGTTGGGTTGGGCGGTGCTGGTCGGTGGTTTGGCCCAGTTGCTCTTCCAGCTGCCGCATCTGAAGAAGATCGGCATGCTGGTGTTGCCGCGCCTCAATCTGCGTGACACCGGGGTGTGGCGGGTGATGAAACACATGGTGCCGGCCATTATCGGCGTCTCGGTCAGTCAGATTTCGCTGATCATCAATACAATATTTGCCTCCTTCCTTGTCGCAGGTTCCGTGTCCTGGATGTACTACGCAGACCGCTTGATGGAGTTGCCATCCGGTGTGCTGGGCGTGGCGCTCGGGACCATCCTGCTGCCGACCCTGTCCAAAACCTACGCCAATAAAGATCGTCAGGAGTATTCGCGGATCCTCGATTGGGGCTTGCGCCTGTGCTTTGTGCTGGTGCTGCCGTGCTCGTTGGCGCTGGCCATTTTGTCCGAGCCGCTCACCGTTTCGCTGTTCCAGTACGGTCAGTTCACGGCCCTGGATGCGGCCATGACCCAGCGCGCATTGATCGCTTATTCGCTTGGGTTGCTCGGTATCATCATGATCAAGGTGCTGGCGCCGGGCTTTTATGCGCAACAAAACATTCGCACGCCGGTAAAAATTGCGATTTTTACCCTGGTGGTGACGCAGTTGCTCAATCTGGTATTTATTGGGCCGTTACAGCACGCCGGTTTGGCGTTGGCCATTAGCGTGGGTGCCTGTATCAATGCTGGTTTGCTGTTCTGGCAGATGCGTCGGCAAAAGCTGTTTGTCGCGCAGCCGGGCTGGACCAAATACCTGTTCAAGCTGGTGTTGGCGGTGCTCGTGATGTCTGCAGTACTGCTGGGCTTGATGCAGCTGATGCCTGCCTGGGATCACGGCAATATGCTGGAGCGGTTTATCCGTCTGGGCGGCTTGGTCATTGCGGGTGTGCTGGCTTATTTCGGCATGTTGCTGCTGCTGGGCCTGCGTTTGAAGGATTTCGCACGCAAGTCTCTTATGTAGGGTAATCGCAGGTCAGACGTCTATTTTGTCGAAATGACCTGATTTGCCTTGCGCTGTTGCCTGTCGTACCGGGCCGGGTGTGGTTATAATCGACCACTTTATGAGCAAGAAGCGCGTTATGCAGCTGGTTCTAGGCCTTCACAATCTGCGGCCCCAGCATCGGGGCTGTGTCGCCACTATTGGCAACTTTGACGGTGTACACCGTGGTCACCAGGCTATCCTGGACCGGCTGCGTGAGCGTGCACTGGAGTTGGGCGTGCCCAGCTGCGTGGTGATTTTCGAGCCGCAGCCGCGCGAGTTCTTCAACCCGGATACGGCTCCGGCACGTCTGGCCCGGCTGCGCGACAAGCTGCAGCTGCTGGCTGACGCCGGGGTTGATCGGGTGCTTTGCCTGGCGTTCAATCAACGCCTGTGCAAGCTCAGCGCTGCCGAGTTCGTCGATACCATTCTGGTTGATGGCCTGGGTGTGCAGCATCTGGAGGTCGGTGACGACTTCCGTTTTGGCTGCGACCGTGTGGGCGATTTCGACTTTTTGCAGCAAGCAGGCCAGATGCAGGGTTTCACCGTCGAGGCGGCGCAAACGGTCGAACTTGATGGTGTGCGAATCAGCAGTACCAAGGTGCGTGATGCCTTGGCCGCTGCAGATTTCTCCCTTGCAGAGCGTTTGCTGGGGCGCCCTTTTCAAATCGCCGGCAGGGTATTGCACGGGCAGAAGCTGGCGCGCCAATTGGGCACGCCGACCGCCAATATCCAGCTCAAGCGTCGTCGTGTGCCATTGACCGGGGTGTATCTGGTCAGTGTTGAAATCGACGGTAAAATCTGGCCCGGTGTCGCCAATATTGGCGTGCGGCCAACTGTTGCAGGGGATGGCAGTGCCCATCTTGAAGTACATCTATTGGATTTCGCCGGTGATGTGTATGGCCGGCGTCTGACCGTGGCATTCCACCACAAGCTGCGTGATGAGCAGCGTTTCGCCTCCCTGGAGGCGCTCAAGACGGCGATCAATGCGGACGTCGCCGCCGCCCGAGCCTTTTGGCTGGGTCAACCGCTTAAAAAGAGCCTGAAATGACCGACTACAAAGCCACGCTAAACCTTCCGGACACAGCCTTCCCAATGAAGGCCGGCCTGCCACAGCGCGAACCGCAAATTTTGCAGCGCTGGGACAGCATTGGCCTGTACGGGAAGTTGCGCGAGATTGGCAAGGATCGTCCGAAGTTCGTACTTCACGACGGTCCTCCGTATGCCAACGGCACGATCCACATCGGTCATGCGCTGAACAAGATTCTGAAGGACATGATCATCCGCTCCAAAACCCTGTCGGGTTTTGATGCGCCGTACGTGCCGGGTTGGGATTGCCACGGTCTGCCAATCGAACACAAGGTCGAAGTGACCCACGGTAAAAACCTGCCTGCGGACAAAACCCGCGAGCTGTGCCGTGCCTACGCCACCGAGCAGATCGAGGGCCAGAAGTCCGAGTTCATCCGTTTGGGCGTGCTGGGTGACTTCGCTAACCCGTACAAGACCATGGACTTCAAAAACGAAGCCGGTGAAATCCGTGCTTTGGCCGAAATCGTCAAAGGCGGCTTCGTGTTCAAAGGCCTCAAGCCTGTGAACTGGTGTTTCGATTGCGGTTCGGCCCTGGCAGAAGCGGAAGTTGAGTACCAGGACAAAAAGTCCGCAGCCATCGACGTTGCGTTCCCGATTGCAGATGACGCCAAACTGGCCGAAGCCTTTGGCCTGGCAGCACTGAGCAAGCCTGCTTCTATCGTGATCTGGACCACCACCCCGTGGACCATCCCGGCCAACCAGGCACTTAACGTGCACCCGGAATTCACCTACGCGCTGGTCGACGTGGGCGACAAGCTGCTGGTGCTGGCTGAAGAGCTGGTCGAGTCCTGTCTGGTTCGTTACAACCTGCAAGGTTCGGTCATCGCGACTACCACCGGTGCAGCTCTGGAACTGATCAATTTCCGTCACCCGTTCTACGACCGTCTGTCGCCAGTTTACCTGGCCGAGTACGTTGAGCTGGGCGCTGGCACCGGCGTGGTTCACTCCGCCCCGGCATACGGCGTGGACGACTTCGTGACCTGCAAAGCCTATGGCATGGTCAACGATGACATCATCAACCCGGTGCAAAGCAACGGCGTATACGTTCCGTCGCTGGAGTTCTTCGGTGGCCAGTTCATCTGGAAGGCCAACCAGAACATCATCGACAAGCTGATCGAAGCCGGTGCGCTGATGTTCACCGAAACCATCAGCCACAGCTACATGCACTGCTGGCGTCACAAGACTCCGCTGATCTACCGCGCCACCGCGCAGTGGTTTATCGGTATGGACAAGCAGCCGACTGACGGCGATACCCTGCGCACCCGTGCACTTCAGGCTATCGAAAACACCCAGTTCATTCCTGCCTGGGGCCAGGCGCGCCTGCACTCGATGATCGCCAACCGTCCGGACTGGTGCATCTCGCGTCAACGCAACTGGGGCGTGCCGATCCCGTTCTTCCTGCACAAGGAAAGCGGCGAGCTGCACCCACGTACCGTCGAAATGATGGAAGAAGTGGCCAAGCGCGTTGAAGTCGAAGGCATCGAAGCCTGGTTCAAAATGGACGCTGCCGAGCTGTTGGGCGACGAAGCGCCGCTGTACGACAAAATCAGTGACACCCTGGACGTATGGTTCGATTCGGGCACCACGCACTGGCACGTCCTGCGCGGTTCGCACCCTATGGGTCACGAGACCGGCCCGCGTGCCGACCTGTACCTTGAGGGTTCCGACCAGCACCGTGGCTGGTTCCACTCCTCGTTGCTGACCGGTTGCGCCATCGACAACCACGCGCCGTACCGCGAACTGCTGACCCACGGTTTCACCGTGGACGAAGCCGGTCGCAAAATGTCCAAGTCCCTGGGCAACGTGATTGCACCGCAAAAGGTCAACGACACCCTGGGCGCCGACATCATGCGTCTGTGGGTTGCATCCACTGACTACTCGGGCGAAATCGCGGTTTCCGACCAGATCCTGCAACGCAGTGCGGACGCCTACCGGCGTATCCGTAACACCGCGCGCTTCCTGCTGTCGAACCTGACCGGCTTTAACCCGGCCACCGACATCCTGCCTGCCGAAGAAATGCTGGCACTGGATCGTTGGGCCGTGGATCGCGCTTTGCTGCTGCAACGCGAGCTGGAGCTGCATTACGGCGAGTACCGCTTCTGGAACGTGTACTCCAAAGTGCACAACTTCTGTGTGCAGGAGCTGGGCGGTTTCTACCTCGATATCATCAAGGATCGTCAATACACCACGGGTGCCGACAGCAAGGCCCGTCGTTCGTGCCAGACCGCGCTGTTCCACATCTCCGAAGCGCTGGTGCGCTGGATCGCGCCGATCCTGTCGTTCACTGCTGACGAACTGTGGCAATACCTGCCGGGCGAGCGCAACGAATCGGTGATGCTCAACACCTGGTATGAAGGCCTGACCGAGATGCCGCAAGGCACCGAGATGGACCGTGCCTACTGGGAACGGATCATGGCGGTCAAGGTTGCGGTCAACAAGGAAATGGAAAACCTGCGTGCAGCCAAGGCCATTGGCGGCAACTTGCAGGCTGAAGTCACCTTGTTCGCCGAAGATGAACTGGCAGCTGACCTGTCCAAACTGAGCAACGAACTGCGCTTCGTGCTGATCACCTCCACTGCCAGCGTTGCACCGTTCTCGCTTGCGCCTGTGGATGCCGTGGTTACCGAAGTGGCCGGTCTCAAGCTTAAAGTGGTCAAGTCGGCACACGCCAAGTGCGCTCGTTGCTGGCACTGCCGTGAAGACGTCGGCGTGAATCCGGAGCATCCGGAAATCTGCGGTCGTTGCGTCGACAACATCAGCGGCGCCGGCGAGGTACGTCACTATGCCTAACACCAGCACTGCCGGGCGCTTCGGGCGCCTGGGCTGGCTCTGGTTGACTCTGCTGGTTCTGGTCATTGACCTGACCAGCAAGGTCTACTTCGATAACTCGCTGCAGATGTACCAGCAGATTGTGGTGATCCCTGATCTCTTCAGCTGGACCCTGGCTTACAACACCGGCGCGGCCTTCAGCTTTCTGGCTGACAGTGCCGGCTGGCAGCGTTGGCTATTTGCGCTGATTGCTGTCGTGGTCAGTGGGGTGCTGGTGGTCTGGCTCAAGCGTCTTGGGCGCAATGACACCTGGCTGGCCATTGCACTTGCCCTGATCCTGGGTGGTGCGCTGGGTAACCTGTATGACCGCATTGCCTACGGCCATGTAGTCGATTTCATTCTGGTGCATTGGCAAAATCGCTGGTACTTCCCTGCATTCAACTTCGCCGACAGTGCGATTTGCGTAGGTGCCGTGATGCTGGCGCTGGATATGTTTAAAAGTAAAAAGACTGGAGAGCCCGCTCATGACTGAGCAGCGTATTGGTCAGAACACTCAGGTCACCCTGCATTTCGCTTTGCGACTTGAGAATGGCGACACTGTCGACAGCACCTTCGACAAATCCCCGGCCACCTTCAAGGTCGGCGATGGCAGCCTGCTGCCAGGTTTTGAAGCAGCATTGTTCGGTTTCAAGGCGGGTGACAAGCGCACTCTGGAAATCCTTCCGGAAAACGCGTTCGGCCAGCCTAACCCGCAAAACGTACAGATTATTCCGCGTTCGCAGTTCAAGGACATGGAGTTGTCGCAAGGTTTGCTGGTGATTTTCAATGATGCGGCCAACACCGAGCTTCCGGGTGTGGTCAAAGCCTTTGATGACGAGCAGGTCACCATCGATTTCAATCACCCGTTGGCAGGCAAGACCCTGACCTTCGACGTGGAAATCAAAGACGTTAAAGCGCTGTAATCCAGTGCCCGGCTCCGGCCGGGCCTGACAGGCATTATTTTTTTGCGCGTCCCACGAGGCCCAGCATGCATATCAAACTCGCCAACCCCCGTGGCTTCTGCGCTGGGGTGGACCGTGCGATTGAAATCGTTAATCGCGCTCTGGAAGTATTCGGTCCGCCTATCTATGTTCGCCACGAAGTGGTGCACAACAAATTTGTTGTTGAAGATCTGCGCTCCCGCGGCGCGATCTTTGTCGAAGAGCTGGATCAGGTGCCGGACGACGTCATCGTGATTTTCAGCGCCCACGGTGTTTCCCAGGCCGTGCGCACAGAAGCTGCAGGCCGTGGCCTTAAAGTGTTTGACGCTACCT
This genomic stretch from Pseudomonas deceptionensis harbors:
- a CDS encoding CreA family protein, whose amino-acid sequence is MRLIKGLLGLMLAMPLLASAEEIGTVSTVFKFVGPNDRIVVEAFDDPKVDGVTCYLSRAKTGGMKGGLGLAEDRAEASIACRQTGPISFKGDLKDGEEVFKERTSLVFKTMQVVRFLDKKRNTLVYLVYSDRLIEGSPQNAVTAIPILPWAHE
- the rpsT gene encoding 30S ribosomal protein S20 translates to MANTPSAKKRAKQAEKRRSHNASLRSMVRTYIKNVVKAIDAKDAAKAQAAYVLAVPVIDRMADKGIIHKNKAARHKSRLNGHVKALNLATAA
- the murJ gene encoding murein biosynthesis integral membrane protein MurJ, which gives rise to MNLLKSLAAVSSITMISRVLGFIRDTIIARAFGAGMATDAFFIAFKLPNLLRRIFAEGAFSQAFVPILAEYKSQQGEEAARTFVAYVAGLLTLVLAIVTVLGMVAAPWVIWATAPGFATTPEKFELTSDMLRVTFPYILLISLSSLAGAILNTWNRFAVPAFVPTLLNVSMIIFALFLTPYFDPPIMALGWAVLVGGLAQLLFQLPHLKKIGMLVLPRLNLRDTGVWRVMKHMVPAIIGVSVSQISLIINTIFASFLVAGSVSWMYYADRLMELPSGVLGVALGTILLPTLSKTYANKDRQEYSRILDWGLRLCFVLVLPCSLALAILSEPLTVSLFQYGQFTALDAAMTQRALIAYSLGLLGIIMIKVLAPGFYAQQNIRTPVKIAIFTLVVTQLLNLVFIGPLQHAGLALAISVGACINAGLLFWQMRRQKLFVAQPGWTKYLFKLVLAVLVMSAVLLGLMQLMPAWDHGNMLERFIRLGGLVIAGVLAYFGMLLLLGLRLKDFARKSLM
- the ribF gene encoding bifunctional riboflavin kinase/FAD synthetase; the encoded protein is MQLVLGLHNLRPQHRGCVATIGNFDGVHRGHQAILDRLRERALELGVPSCVVIFEPQPREFFNPDTAPARLARLRDKLQLLADAGVDRVLCLAFNQRLCKLSAAEFVDTILVDGLGVQHLEVGDDFRFGCDRVGDFDFLQQAGQMQGFTVEAAQTVELDGVRISSTKVRDALAAADFSLAERLLGRPFQIAGRVLHGQKLARQLGTPTANIQLKRRRVPLTGVYLVSVEIDGKIWPGVANIGVRPTVAGDGSAHLEVHLLDFAGDVYGRRLTVAFHHKLRDEQRFASLEALKTAINADVAAARAFWLGQPLKKSLK
- the ileS gene encoding isoleucine--tRNA ligase, which gives rise to MTDYKATLNLPDTAFPMKAGLPQREPQILQRWDSIGLYGKLREIGKDRPKFVLHDGPPYANGTIHIGHALNKILKDMIIRSKTLSGFDAPYVPGWDCHGLPIEHKVEVTHGKNLPADKTRELCRAYATEQIEGQKSEFIRLGVLGDFANPYKTMDFKNEAGEIRALAEIVKGGFVFKGLKPVNWCFDCGSALAEAEVEYQDKKSAAIDVAFPIADDAKLAEAFGLAALSKPASIVIWTTTPWTIPANQALNVHPEFTYALVDVGDKLLVLAEELVESCLVRYNLQGSVIATTTGAALELINFRHPFYDRLSPVYLAEYVELGAGTGVVHSAPAYGVDDFVTCKAYGMVNDDIINPVQSNGVYVPSLEFFGGQFIWKANQNIIDKLIEAGALMFTETISHSYMHCWRHKTPLIYRATAQWFIGMDKQPTDGDTLRTRALQAIENTQFIPAWGQARLHSMIANRPDWCISRQRNWGVPIPFFLHKESGELHPRTVEMMEEVAKRVEVEGIEAWFKMDAAELLGDEAPLYDKISDTLDVWFDSGTTHWHVLRGSHPMGHETGPRADLYLEGSDQHRGWFHSSLLTGCAIDNHAPYRELLTHGFTVDEAGRKMSKSLGNVIAPQKVNDTLGADIMRLWVASTDYSGEIAVSDQILQRSADAYRRIRNTARFLLSNLTGFNPATDILPAEEMLALDRWAVDRALLLQRELELHYGEYRFWNVYSKVHNFCVQELGGFYLDIIKDRQYTTGADSKARRSCQTALFHISEALVRWIAPILSFTADELWQYLPGERNESVMLNTWYEGLTEMPQGTEMDRAYWERIMAVKVAVNKEMENLRAAKAIGGNLQAEVTLFAEDELAADLSKLSNELRFVLITSTASVAPFSLAPVDAVVTEVAGLKLKVVKSAHAKCARCWHCREDVGVNPEHPEICGRCVDNISGAGEVRHYA
- the lspA gene encoding signal peptidase II, producing the protein MPNTSTAGRFGRLGWLWLTLLVLVIDLTSKVYFDNSLQMYQQIVVIPDLFSWTLAYNTGAAFSFLADSAGWQRWLFALIAVVVSGVLVVWLKRLGRNDTWLAIALALILGGALGNLYDRIAYGHVVDFILVHWQNRWYFPAFNFADSAICVGAVMLALDMFKSKKTGEPAHD
- the fkpB gene encoding FKBP-type peptidyl-prolyl cis-trans isomerase, with translation MTEQRIGQNTQVTLHFALRLENGDTVDSTFDKSPATFKVGDGSLLPGFEAALFGFKAGDKRTLEILPENAFGQPNPQNVQIIPRSQFKDMELSQGLLVIFNDAANTELPGVVKAFDDEQVTIDFNHPLAGKTLTFDVEIKDVKAL